The following nucleotide sequence is from Prosthecobacter dejongeii.
CCCTATGATGAATTGGCGCTCGTACCCCATGGCCCTGGCTTTGCCAACGGCGGTGAACGGAAGAAGAATCTCAACGAGTATTTGATCAAGATCGGCGCGAATACGTCCCAGACAGATCATCAGAAAATGACGGACGCCGTGGATGAAATTGCGGCGCACATTGACCGTCATTTGCCTGACTTTAGCAAAAGGGCAGGAGGTTATCCACTGCCCCGGAGTCAAGTGATCACTCAGCGTGACAAACACCAGATGGCCTACCTGAAAAACCTGGCGGCGGGCATGCTGGATTACGCAGACAAAGACTCTTACCCTTCCATCAATGTGGCCAAGGGGGGAGCGGGAAATGAGAACGATGAGGCTAACATTGAGTATCGCGGCATGGATTCCTTCCCGCTGGTGAATGAATACTGGCAGCGCCACCGCTTTGAGACTTACCTTGGCCGTGAAGTGGAGGTTTCCCTAACCGATTATGTCGAATTGTGGAATCCCACGAATCATCCAATCAAGGGCCGTATCACGTGCTGTTTTGAGTATCGGGGTGAATTTTCAGTCAATTCACGCACCTACCCAGTGATGTCATCCATGGCGAATGTTGTGCGTGGTCGGCCTCCTTCGACAACACCTGGTCTTTCGGGAATGTGGTTTGGAGAAAAAGTGATCGATCTACAGCCGAATGAGATCATCGTTTTGGCCTTTGATCCGGTGGTCTTCAAACTGGATGGCGGTGCTTTGGGTAACGTCGCAGGGGTGCGTTACAAAGGTGACAATGTCACGGATGGTTTTAACGATGAGCGCACCAGTCGCTATCGCTTAGCCTTCTGCCCAGAGGGTTCGGCAGACTTCACGGTTGTGGATCTTCCGTTTGCCCCCTTGGAGCGTTATGAAATGACCACCAGCCTGAGCAATCGTCAGCGTTTCAATGTCAATCAACCTGGTTTGGCATATCGTGTTCGTGATAAAAAATGGGCTTTTAACGTGGGCGATACTCGTGCGGCTTATTACATTGATTACCATCAGGAAGTGATTGATTACGATGATGGCTCCAGCCCATGGGGACGTAACTTCCGTCGTTTTGATAACCTAGCTGGTGAGGCCCGCACTTATCTCTGGCCGGATGGTGGACACAACAGTTTGCCTTGCCCGACGCGTATCGGATCGGTTTTGAGAAATCCTGATGACATCACCATGCGCAATGAAGTGAACGCCAACAACAATGTGGCTGAGCGACAAAAATTTGTGCAGCGCATTTCCAACGTCGGGCGCTTTTACAGCATGAGTGAACTGGGACATATTTTCGATCCCATCATGTGGAGTCCGCGAAACACCATCTGGAGTGACTCGGATATGCTCCCGGGTGACTTACTCCGGTATGATGAACATGCGGATCTGAATCCTGAGATTCTTAGTACGGATCCCAAGAGCAATGAACTGGATGCGCACAAACGTTTCTGTGGCGGCAATTCTTTACGCATCGGCCGTGTGGAGCACAGCTTATTCCGCCCAGACTACCGTGACAAGCCTGACAAAGGCCGTCCTCTGAACCGTGGCATGGCTGCCACATCCCTCCTGGATCTTTTTCACTGTGGAGATCCCAATGCACTGGAAACTGACACGCAACGCTACACGGGCCCGCTCACGCGCATTGATGGCCATGTGAATGTCAATACCGCTAGCCGTGAAACTTTGCGGGCCGTGGTGGCAGGTCGATTGGCGGCGGATCCGCTTTTGAAGAAAGACAGCATGGATCCCGATCCGGATAGCAAAAAACCGACCGTCTTGCTGGCTCCATCCAGAAATCGCACGGAGGCTCAGGCAGACATCATTGCCACAGCCATCATCGAAAATCGCCCCTACATCACGCCGGCGGAAGTGGCCGAAAAAGCCATCTTGTCTGCCAAGGATGAGGAGAATTTGAAGAAGGATGATGAGTTGCCACCGCTGAAAGCCAACTGGCCTGTGTTTGGTTATACCAAGCGAGATCCCAACGATGATCGGCGTGTGATTCCTGAATGGAGCGATGCCGCGGCGGAGGAGCTTTTCTCACGGCTTTACAACAATAGCACGGTTCGCAGTCGTCATTTTCAAGTCGTCGTGACTGGCCAAACGGTGAAGATCGGACGTGAAGGAAATACCCGTGTGGTGGCCACTCGTTCCCGCCTTTTCCATCTGTTTGTTAGGCCTGTGCGGAACGCCGATGGCACTTTGCAGAAGCAAGAGGTCGAAATCACCTATTCCAGGCCTCTGTAACAACAAGGCAGCATAACCAAAAGCAGTGTCTAACAAAATTGACACATTGCATCGGTTGTTCGTTCGCATTTTTGAGCGAACTAACCGGGCGCAGGAAAGTTGCTTTAACACTATGTTGATCCCCCCTTCATTCACGCGCCGACAAACGCATTTCCGTAGGCTGAAAATGCGACAAAACGGTTTCTCCATGCTGGAGATCCTCGTCGTCATCGGCGTCATGACCTTTATGGTTGGCCTTGTGCTCGGTAGCACCGGGGCCATCAATGGTACACAGGGCATGACTGCCATGCACCAAGTCACCGCCATGTGCGACCTCGCCCGGTCCCGCTCCCTTCGCGGCGAAGGCACCATCCTTTTAGCCTTTGCCGCGAAAAATTCCGGTACGACGGGCCAGCCCTATCGTTCGGCTATACTCTGTGCGGAAGATGCTACGACGGAGGACCCTGAGGACTACGTGGCTATTTCGGAGTGGTATCACTTGCCGGCCGGTTACGTTTTCACGAACATTGAAGCCGCTTCTGAGAGTGCCGGTGGAAACGTCTTCAAGCTTACGAATGCGAGTCGTAAGATCAAGCTGCCAGGGACGATGGATCTGGTGGAATTGCCGTGCATTGGCTTTGGCTCGCTGGGTGAGGTGGTCATTCCTGAGCCGGATACCAACACTCTAGAATCCATGTTGATCGCCATCGCGGAAGGCCAGGCCGATGTGGATGGCCCTTTGACCCGCAAAGGCGGGACGCATGTCCCTGAAGAATGCCGCTGGATCGCGGTTCGCAGAAACTCTGGATCCCCGATGATCTTGCCATGATGACTCCTCCCCTCCAAAATCTTACCGTCAGCCTGCAGAAATCCTCCATGGGCTTCAGCTTGGTGGAATGTATCCTTTCCGTCGCCATCACAGTTACCAGTCTGCTCACCGTCATCGGCATGCTCATGGGCACGCTGGGGGTGGCCAGTGACTCCAAGCAGGAAACCACCACGGGCGTGCTGATTCGTCAGCTCGCTGGTGAGATCAAAGACATGACTCCACCGGCGAAGCCCGAAGACGAGCCTGAGCCGCTCATTGTGCTGGTGGATGAAACGATGAAGATCCTGGAACACAGCCGTTTCAATAACAGCAATGTGAAAGAGTCTTACAATACGGGCAGCCAGCTCGCTTCGGCAGCATCCTTTGCCCGCATTGACCGTGTGCCAGATCCTGAAAACACCCTCATGGACCGTATTGTCATTCGTGTGGAGTCACCAGCCTCTGCACCCGCAGAAAATCGGCAGGTGCGGAAGTACGCGGCTTTGTGCCCTAAATGATTGGTTAGGCCAGGACCTTTGATAAGATCATGACCCCCGCATCCCGCCTGCCCCATGCTGCAAAAAACAGACAGGGCTTCTCTCTGATCGAGCTGCTCGTCAGTGTTGCCGTGGCTTTCATCTTGGTGGCAGCTCTCATGCAGAGCATGGTCTCGTCCTTGGATTCTTGGACGAACCAGGAAAAGGTGTTTTCCAGCCAGCGTGAAGGTCGCGCCGCCTTGCGAGTCTTGGCGGATGATCTAGCCTCCATTGTGATCATGCCTGGCGATGGTCCATTGGCCGAGGACCCTCAGGCGATGACGGGGCGTAAACCGCTACGCTTCCTGGTGCAAAAAGGTCCACCCACATCTCCCACGACCACTCGCCTCGCTTTCCTGCGCAGCGTCAAACGTGCCACAAAAGGCACAGACAGTGGCCGGGGAGATCTACAACTGGTGCTTTATGGCATCGCTCTCACACCCGATGGTGGAGCCAGTGGGGCGGAGACCGACGCGAACAGCCAGAAGCTACTTCGCAGGGAGTACTCTGCTGCTGAAACCTTCCGCAGGCTGGAAGGGCATCGCGTGGGAGGGCAGCCCCTGATTTTTGAAGAGGATTGGCAGCAACTCGAAAACCTCGCTGAGGCAGACAACCAAGCTGCCACCACGGGTGTGCGTAATGCCGTCCTGGCTCATGATGTGATCCGGTTTGAGTGCAAGCCTTTGGAAAACATGATGCCAAACCCACCCGTGGCACAGGAATGGCCGTCTGACCAGATGCCCAAGTGGGTGGAGGTGACACTGCGAGTGACGAACCGGCAAACCGGGCGTCTTTTGAAGACGGCGGAAGACTGGCGCGGAGAGGGCGTCCGCTCCACAGCCATCTCGAATGGCACCCCCGATGTTTACGAAGATGATGCCGAGGTGCGCACCTTTTCCATGCGTCTGCGCCTGCCTTCGCTTTCACTTTGATGGGTGCTTTTACCTCTGCTTCATCCCCTTTTTGATTTGTTATGAGTGACTCTCTGAAAAAGGCCCTTTTCCACGGTCGCCGCCGTGCTCTTATTCATTTTACGTGGGTAGCAGCCAGCCTGTTGCCGCTTCCATTGGTGTCTCAAGAGGCGGCGCCCAAAGACGCACCCGTGGGCCTGGAGATTCCCACAGATCTTGGGTTCATTCGTTTGGTCAATGCGGTGGGTATGTCTGGTAGGCTGAAGGTCACTGTGGACGGCATCGAAGCAGACCCCGCCGGCTTCAAAGCAGGCTTTGCTACAAATGGCATCGGCCTAAGCCCAAAAAACTATCAGGTCGAGCTGGAGCATGAATCTCTAGGCAAAGGCAGCGTCCAGGTGCCCCTCCAGACGGGCCAGATCACCACTGTGATTGCCTACATGACTGAGAAGCCTGAAAAAGGCGAAAAAGCCAAAGCGACTGCCAAAAAAGAGGCTGAGAAAAAAGGCCCTCGTCTCGGCTGGTACGTGGACCAATCTCCCGCAAGTCCTCCCGATGTGAAGGAATCGGTCCTGAGCTTGATGCAATTCACACCTTCCGAGTCATTGGATTTTAAGGTGGTGAATACCCCCGTCTCCACTGGGGCCGAAAAGCCGACCCGCGTTCCGATCACCAACGCCATGGGATCTTTCCCAGATGTGTTCTACCAAGGCAAAATCGTTTGTGGCCTCAACTTCCAATTTCGCGCGGATCAGTTCGTGGTTTTCTATGCTGGTGAAGACGGCAATCTGAAGTGCATCACCATGCGAAATGACGTGCAGTAGCCGGTTGCTATGATCCGATGAAAAAGCTCGCCACGGCTTGCTGGGGCAGGGGTGTAGATTTCTACCAGCCGGGTGGATACGTCCATTTTTTGCGGCTCAATCGTATGTTCGGCAGATGATTCCTATGACAGGAATTTATCCTTTGGCACTCCCGTCTTATGAAAACGAACATCGGTATTTCAGACAAGAATCGCAAAGAAGTCTCCACCCTTTTGGGCAAACTCCTCGCAGATGAGTTTGTGCTCTATACCAAGACTCGCAATGCCCACTGGAATGTCGTGGGTCCTGACTTCCATGCCATGCATCTGTTCTTTGAGGACCAGTATGGCAAGCTCGAGGGGTTCATTGATGACATCGCCGAACGCATCCGTTCTCTGGCCAACCCCGCTTTGGGTTCCATGAAGGAACTCTTGGCAGCGACTCGGCTGAAAGAGGAGAAAGGCGAACTGAAAAGCTCGGCCGAATTCCTCAAGCTGCTATTACAGGATCACGAGCAGATCATCCGCCAGATCCGTGAAGACGCCCCGCGCTGTGAAGAACTGGGCGATGACGGCAGCAATGATTTTCTGGTCGGCCTTCTGGAGGAACACGAAAAGATGGCCTGGATGCTACGCTCTTGCCTTGGTTGAGGTTTTCTCGGGAAATTCTCGGGTGTTGAAGAGGCTTTTCGG
It contains:
- a CDS encoding PilW family protein — translated: MTPASRLPHAAKNRQGFSLIELLVSVAVAFILVAALMQSMVSSLDSWTNQEKVFSSQREGRAALRVLADDLASIVIMPGDGPLAEDPQAMTGRKPLRFLVQKGPPTSPTTTRLAFLRSVKRATKGTDSGRGDLQLVLYGIALTPDGGASGAETDANSQKLLRREYSAAETFRRLEGHRVGGQPLIFEEDWQQLENLAEADNQAATTGVRNAVLAHDVIRFECKPLENMMPNPPVAQEWPSDQMPKWVEVTLRVTNRQTGRLLKTAEDWRGEGVRSTAISNGTPDVYEDDAEVRTFSMRLRLPSLSL
- a CDS encoding Dps family protein — protein: MKTNIGISDKNRKEVSTLLGKLLADEFVLYTKTRNAHWNVVGPDFHAMHLFFEDQYGKLEGFIDDIAERIRSLANPALGSMKELLAATRLKEEKGELKSSAEFLKLLLQDHEQIIRQIREDAPRCEELGDDGSNDFLVGLLEEHEKMAWMLRSCLG